One Rhipicephalus microplus isolate Deutch F79 chromosome 4, USDA_Rmic, whole genome shotgun sequence genomic window carries:
- the LOC119171926 gene encoding uncharacterized protein LOC119171926: MSGAALCRRTLPPRRDVVRPAERTMRRDRPFLLAAMLLSIHLIASTCSLPFVASAESQDLVPNLCRLMDQPLYCRCDSEDIPDDATEVSCYVTRPLTADHPVFKSFQKDLSLVSLSFNAFNLANKLTFVPSEALRQLTHLERLKFTQSELGVLKTRSFYNLSKLAWLSLDSNAITELENESIAQMPRLKRLELGDNKLSRIPAGALRGLPALAQLFLERNEIKAIEDLAFEELTGVKEVDLSDNAVENLTDRTFKGLSSVIRLDLFRNKVQRLEARVFSGMPQLVELDLKYNGVTEVDPLAFHGLPQLSILYLSHNRLRILPAQMFMGAPNLITVDLSQNQLLTLTWRTVQDLRKIDSESFDMSLTGNKFGCDCRLAWILHLEKATRNEKFRRELRHVKCSFEHTPAPGNLSSGTKVARLSLKDLGCPENYEPPELPSLRDKKGPLSAFAGKGGKQGSGDDNGSNKIVERPPQSPVEDVHQGGQRTGDGKDVENDVEVALSQQKAAPSEAVLRRNRDRHSAASWVRSDRTVSWLLVCVALALVKGSR, translated from the exons tattcacCTCATCGCATCAACATGCAGCTTACCCTTCGTAGCCAGTGCGGAATCGCAAGACCTGGTCCCGAACCTGTGTCGTCTCATGGACCAACCGTTGTACTGTCGCTGCGACTCCGAGGACATCCCCGACGACGCCACGGAGGTTTCATGCTACGTCACGAGACCCCTGACAGCGGACCACCCCGTATTCAAGTCATTCCAGAAAGACCTGTCTCTCGTCTCCCTGTCGTTCAACGCCTTCAACTTAGCTAACAAGCTGACCTTCGTGCCCTCGGAAGCCCTTAGGCAGTTGACACACCTGGAACGCCTCAAGTTCACCCAATCGGAACTGGGAGTGCTGAAAACGCGTTCCTTCTACAACCTCTCGAAACTCGCATGGCTGTCCCTTGATTCGAACGCCATAACCGAATTGGAGAACGAGTCTATTGCTCAGATGCCTCGTTTAAAGCGGCTCGAGCTTGGCGACAACAAGCTGAGCAGGATACCCGCCGGAGCCCTCCGCGGCCTTCCAGCGTTGGCACAACTGTTCCTGGAGAGGAACGAGATTAAGGCAATCGAAGACTTGGCCTTCGAGGAACTGACTGGCGTCAAGGAGGTGGACCTGAGTGACAACGCGGTCGAGAACCTGACGGACCGAACGTTCAAGGGACTGTCGAGCGTTATCCGGCTCGACCTGTTCCGCAACAAGGTGCAGAGGCTCGAGGCGCGGGTGTTCAGCGGGATGCCACAGTTGGTCGAACTAGACTTGAAGTACAACGGTGTCACCGAGGTGGATCCACTGGCGTTCCACGGCCTGCCCCAACTGAGCATCCTGTACTTGTCGCACAACCGGCTCCGCATTCTGCCCGCTCAGATGTTCATGGGTGCACCCAACCTGATCACTGTGGACCTGTCCCAGAACCAGCTGCTCACGCTTACCTGGAGGACGGTCCAGGACTTGCGGAAGATCGACTCCGAGTCCTTCGACATGAGCCTCACCG GCAACAAGTTCGGATGCGACTGCCGCCTGGCGTGGATCCTGCACCTGGAAAAAGCCACGCGCAACGAGAAGTTTCGGCGCGAGCTGCGGCATGTCAAATGCAGCTTCGAACACACGCCGGCGCCGGGCAACCTGAGCAGCGGTACCAAGGTGGCCAGACTTAGCCTCAAGGATCTGGGATGCCCCGAAAACTACGAGCCGCCCGAGCTGCCTTCGCTGCGCGACAAGAAGGGGCCACTGTCGGCTTTCGCCGGCAAAGGTGGCAAGCAGGGCTCTGGCGACGACAACGGAAGCAACAAAATTGTCGAGCGACCGCCACAGTCTCCAGTCGAGGACGTCCACCAAGGTGGACAGAGGACGGGAGACGGCAAAGATGTCGAGAACGATGTCGAGGTTGCCCTCAGTCAACAGAAGGCTGCTCCCAGCGAAGCCGTACTTCGACGCAATCGCGACAGACACTCTGCGGCATCCTGGGTCCGCTCAGACAGAACTGTGTCGTGGCTTTTGGTCTGCGTCGCACTAGCGCTAGTCAAGGGATCGAGGTGA